A window of Variovorax paradoxus genomic DNA:
CACCGCCGCGCGCCAGGCCCTGCAGCCCGTCACGGTGCGCGACGACGAGGTGCTTGCCGCCCTGGGTGGCGGCCCGCGCTTCAAGACCTGGTCATGGCGGGAAGGTACGCAACCGGTGGGCGGCGCCGCCGGCTGGCTGGCAGACGGCACGCCGTTCTGGTTCGGCGACACCGGCACCAGTCGCAGCGCGCTGCGCGCCCAGGCGAAATGGATGGCCGGGCAATGGGCCGCGCACGGCCTGGCGTCGCCGGCGCCGGATGCGGCGGCGCTCGGCGCGCAGCCCTGCATCGCCGTCGATTTCTTCCAGCGCTATCCCATCGCCACCGTGCAGCGCGCGCTGCCGGGCAACACCGCCGCCGCGCCGGCCGGCCCGTTGCGCGGGCGCTACCGCATCGCCTTCCAGAACGGCTCGCAGTTGGTGATGGAAGGCGTGCCCGCCCAGGTGCTGCGCTACGGCTCGGACGGCCCGCGCATCGCCGCGCGCCTGCCGCTGGAGGACTACGTGGCGCGCGTGGTCGACCGCGAAGGCGACGCGCGCGAAACCGAAGCCGCCCGCGCGCTCGCGGTGGCGGCGCGCAGCTACGTGCTGCAGAACGCGAGCGAAATCGAAGGCTGCCGCCAGATTGCCGACGACAGCCGCACGCAGCGCGTCGGCCCCAATCCGCCGACCGCAGCGGCGCGCGCCGCTGCGGCCTTCACCGAAGGCCTGGTGATCGACGGCCAGGCCGTCAACTACCACAGCGACCGGGCCTCGCCCGGCGTCATGTCGTGGCAAGGCGCGGTCGCCGCAAGCCGCGAGGGCCAGCCCTTCGGCGCCATCCTGCGCACCGCGTACCCGCGCGGCACGCTGGCACCGTTCCGGGCAGAAGCCGACTGCACGCCCCTGCCCGAAGCCCAGCGGTGGCTGGCCGACCGCCAGCGGCGCTGGCGCCAGGTGCTGCGCGCCCAGGCGGGCTTCCAGCCGGTCGACGACACGCTGCGCGTGTGCCTGCTCGCCATGGGCGTTCCGCATTCCGATCAACGCCGCCTGGTGATCCGGGTGCGCGAGTGGCACAGCCGCGAGGGCCGCGTGACGCTCATCCACGAATACCTGCACCTGGCGTTTCGCGACCATCCCCACGGGCAGGACGAAATCTTCATCGAACGGCTTGCGCAGCAACTGGCAGACTCATGAAAACATCTTCACTGGCGCGTCGCGCCGCCTCCGCCGCATTTACCGCTCTCGGCCTTATCTCGGCGCTCGCCGGCCTCTCGGCGCAGGCCCAGACCGTGCTCGACACGCCGCGCGGCGGCTGGCGCAACGCGCCCGCACAGCAGCAGGACTTCGTGCAGGAAGTGCACTACCCGGCCAGCAGCGTCAACGCCAACGGCCGCTCCGAGGCTTCGTTGATCCGCGGCCGCATCGCCGCCGCGCCCAAGACGAACGACCCGAAGGGCACGGCCCCGCGCACGCCCGCGCGCCTCATCGTGGACGGCATCGCCATTCCGCTGCTGACCGACGAGAAGGGCAACTTCGCGCGGCCCTGGTCCTTCGGCTCCGGCAGCCACGGCGTGGAAGTGCGCTCGCCCAACGGCGAAGTCGCGCGCTCGCAGTTCTACGAGACGCAGGCCAACCGCGTGCCGGTCAAGCTGCGCGTCGTGCTGAGCTGGGACAGCGACAACACCGACCTCGACCTGCACGTGGTGTCGCCCGACGGCCAGCATGTGTTCTACGGCGCGCGCGTGGCGCCCAACGGCGGCTCGCTGGACGTGGACGTGACCACCGGCTTCGGCCCCGAGATCTTCGCCACGCCCAGCCCGGTGCAGGGCGCATATCACGTGTTCGTGAACTACTTCGGCGCCGGCGAGCAGCGCGACGCGGTGATCACCGCGCAGGTGACCATCCTGCAGGACGAAGGCACGCCCAAGGAGAAGCAGCAGGTCTTCCGGG
This region includes:
- a CDS encoding DUF2300 domain-containing protein; this translates as MKAEAARVLARLKAFGAGAFACAAALALPAFPSSAASPATASPRLAWLTDEGMVAVERTPRGTAPLPQEGDALQTPLGSVWKLFVYSYLSVNATQEPVYRCASMQRRTDDEYCCDPGGSIGREQALAQSCGPYFDPSRVGVNAADWTRFWRDSDAPAWLRRLDAMKPETRVPVSELLSALRQIPAPARTAARQALQPVTVRDDEVLAALGGGPRFKTWSWREGTQPVGGAAGWLADGTPFWFGDTGTSRSALRAQAKWMAGQWAAHGLASPAPDAAALGAQPCIAVDFFQRYPIATVQRALPGNTAAAPAGPLRGRYRIAFQNGSQLVMEGVPAQVLRYGSDGPRIAARLPLEDYVARVVDREGDARETEAARALAVAARSYVLQNASEIEGCRQIADDSRTQRVGPNPPTAAARAAAAFTEGLVIDGQAVNYHSDRASPGVMSWQGAVAASREGQPFGAILRTAYPRGTLAPFRAEADCTPLPEAQRWLADRQRRWRQVLRAQAGFQPVDDTLRVCLLAMGVPHSDQRRLVIRVREWHSREGRVTLIHEYLHLAFRDHPHGQDEIFIERLAQQLADS
- a CDS encoding YfaP family protein, with the translated sequence MKTSSLARRAASAAFTALGLISALAGLSAQAQTVLDTPRGGWRNAPAQQQDFVQEVHYPASSVNANGRSEASLIRGRIAAAPKTNDPKGTAPRTPARLIVDGIAIPLLTDEKGNFARPWSFGSGSHGVEVRSPNGEVARSQFYETQANRVPVKLRVVLSWDSDNTDLDLHVVSPDGQHVFYGARVAPNGGSLDVDVTTGFGPEIFATPSPVQGAYHVFVNYFGAGEQRDAVITAQVTILQDEGTPKEKQQVFRVPMRKPGELTLVHSFLVP